The Kosmotoga arenicorallina S304 genome contains a region encoding:
- a CDS encoding response regulator transcription factor, with amino-acid sequence MKLLVVEDNRKLAENIKAGFETHNYFVDLAFTGEDGLELAQVVDYDAIILDILLPDLSGFEFCAALRQEKATPILMLTALGDIENKLKGFSVGADDYLPKPFDFRELLARVEALIRRQQPLKREVLTYKGLVMDLKKREVHIEDKPIKLSAREFGIMELFVRFPGVVFSREQIINKVWESHYEPKSNIVDVYILYLRNKLKPFGYDVFIETVARIGYRLKRLDGEDYAER; translated from the coding sequence ATGAAGCTCCTTGTCGTAGAAGACAACAGGAAATTAGCAGAGAACATTAAAGCGGGATTTGAAACCCATAATTACTTCGTAGATCTTGCCTTCACCGGGGAAGATGGGCTTGAACTCGCACAGGTTGTTGACTATGATGCTATAATACTCGATATTCTCCTTCCAGATCTATCGGGTTTTGAATTCTGTGCCGCCCTGAGACAGGAGAAAGCAACTCCTATATTGATGCTGACAGCATTGGGTGATATCGAAAACAAGCTGAAAGGTTTTTCTGTTGGAGCGGATGATTATCTTCCCAAGCCCTTTGATTTCAGAGAATTGCTTGCTCGCGTTGAAGCCCTTATACGGAGACAGCAGCCTTTGAAAAGGGAAGTTTTGACTTATAAAGGCCTGGTAATGGATCTTAAAAAGCGGGAAGTACACATTGAGGATAAACCTATAAAACTAAGTGCCAGGGAGTTCGGAATAATGGAGCTCTTTGTGCGCTTTCCTGGCGTTGTCTTTAGCCGCGAGCAGATAATAAATAAAGTTTGGGAAAGCCATTATGAGCCAAAAAGCAATATCGTTGATGTTTATATCCTCTATTTGCGAAATAAGCTGAAGCCCTTCGGTTATGATGTGTTTATAGAAACCGTGGCGAGAATAGGGTATCGCCTTAAAAGGCTTGATGGTGAAGATTATGCTGAGCGTTAA